In Methanothrix sp., a genomic segment contains:
- a CDS encoding nucleoside deaminase, translating to MSERQAKGGGEGRPPGRLHSSGSSMSSAPSPARLSPPVDVGRERFEFKPVPVASRVIEYRQPWSGYTPLCTLEDQEECRYYPVQTANIKPEGIYRGIEVEGDSWMRLACQAARESVEDGGGPFAAVVVQIDDETDQILRYWINHNQVVSSLDPTAHAEIMAIRSACASLGVFDLGRIEKEVSRLPQPGGVSHCVIYSSAEPCPMCFAAICWANIPMLLFAATRFDAAAQGVGFSDEAIYEELSRPYSQRSLRVYQCTVDNSLDSFNLWKVSPKIQYSPDGIR from the coding sequence ATGTCAGAACGGCAAGCCAAAGGAGGGGGAGAGGGCAGGCCTCCCGGGAGGCTGCATAGCAGCGGGAGCTCGATGAGCAGCGCTCCTTCTCCAGCCCGCCTCTCCCCCCCGGTGGATGTGGGGAGAGAGAGGTTTGAATTCAAGCCTGTTCCGGTTGCCAGCAGAGTAATTGAGTATCGCCAGCCCTGGAGTGGTTATACTCCCCTGTGCACCCTGGAGGATCAGGAGGAGTGCAGGTATTATCCCGTCCAGACAGCCAATATCAAGCCGGAGGGCATCTACAGAGGGATCGAGGTGGAGGGCGATTCCTGGATGCGGCTGGCCTGCCAGGCGGCCCGGGAGTCGGTGGAGGATGGGGGCGGTCCTTTTGCGGCAGTGGTGGTACAGATAGATGACGAGACCGATCAGATCCTGAGGTACTGGATAAATCACAACCAGGTCGTATCGTCGCTGGACCCCACCGCCCATGCAGAGATCATGGCCATTCGCAGCGCCTGCGCCAGCCTGGGGGTCTTCGACCTGGGAAGGATTGAGAAGGAGGTGTCAAGGCTGCCCCAGCCGGGCGGTGTATCCCACTGCGTCATCTACAGCTCTGCAGAGCCCTGCCCCATGTGCTTCGCTGCCATCTGCTGGGCCAATATACCCATGCTGCTCTTCGCCGCTACCCGCTTTGATGCCGCCGCCCAGGGGGTGGGCTTCTCAGATGAGGCCATCTATGAGGAGCTCTCCAGGCCCTACTCCCAACGCTCTCTCAGGGTCTATCAGTGCACTGTGGACAACTCCCTTGACTCTTTTAACCTTTGGAAGGTCTCCCCCAAGATACAGTATTCCCCGGATGGGATAAGATAA
- a CDS encoding Zn-ribbon domain-containing OB-fold protein: MTTQAPRFWRSIPQRYNLLGTHCNICNEYFFPPRNLCPNCRRGAHLESHAFKGTGTIITYTTIHNATEDFESLTPYNLAIIQLDEGPRITGQIVSSREEVKIGMRVRAVFRILGKEGDRGIIYYGTKFAPLIEPGCQGREKKKRGPG, from the coding sequence ATGACGACCCAAGCTCCCAGATTCTGGCGAAGCATACCTCAGAGATACAATCTCTTGGGAACGCACTGCAATATATGCAACGAGTACTTCTTTCCTCCCCGAAACCTCTGTCCCAACTGCCGGCGAGGGGCTCATCTGGAGAGCCATGCCTTCAAGGGAACGGGGACCATCATCACCTATACCACCATCCACAATGCCACAGAGGACTTTGAGAGCCTGACCCCTTACAATCTGGCCATAATCCAGCTGGATGAGGGGCCGAGGATCACCGGCCAGATAGTATCCAGCCGAGAAGAGGTGAAGATCGGGATGAGGGTTCGCGCCGTCTTTCGGATTTTAGGAAAGGAGGGTGACCGGGGAATAATCTATTACGGCACGAAGTTCGCCCCGTTGATCGAGCCGGGCTGCCAGGGGAGAGAGAAGAAGAAGAGAGGCCCGGGCTGA
- a CDS encoding hydroxymethylglutaryl-CoA synthase, with product MVSGIVSYGVYIPRFRIRVDEIARVWGDGDDISLGLQVFEKSVPDLDEDAVTIAVEAARNAIDRAGVDPRRIGAIYAGSESHPYAVKPTGTIVGQAVGTSPSFTTADFEFACKAGTAAIQACLGLVTSDLIDLGLAIGADVSQGAPGDMLEYTAAAGGAAYLIGKKDLAAQIEGFYSFTTDTPDFWRREGMPYPEHGGRFTGEPAYFKHVTSAATGLMERMQTSPKDYDYAVFHQPNGKFPVRVARMLGFSKSQIEPGLIVPLIGNTYSASCLIGLAATLDVARPGERIFVTSFGSGAGSDAFSIRVLDRIEEIRCHAPSVRDYIGNAQYLDYAMYAKHKGKLRV from the coding sequence TTGGTCTCGGGAATTGTCAGCTACGGGGTCTATATTCCCCGATTCAGGATAAGGGTAGATGAGATCGCCCGGGTATGGGGGGATGGCGATGACATCTCTTTAGGCCTGCAGGTCTTCGAGAAGTCCGTGCCTGATCTTGATGAGGATGCAGTGACCATCGCCGTGGAGGCAGCAAGAAACGCCATCGATCGCGCCGGTGTGGACCCGCGAAGGATAGGGGCCATCTATGCAGGCTCAGAGAGCCATCCTTATGCAGTCAAGCCCACGGGGACCATCGTGGGTCAGGCGGTCGGCACCTCCCCCTCCTTCACCACTGCGGACTTCGAGTTTGCCTGCAAGGCAGGGACAGCAGCCATCCAGGCATGCCTGGGCCTGGTAACCTCAGATCTGATCGATCTGGGGCTGGCCATAGGCGCCGATGTCAGCCAGGGAGCGCCCGGGGATATGCTGGAGTACACCGCCGCCGCCGGCGGAGCAGCCTATTTGATAGGAAAGAAGGACCTGGCAGCTCAGATCGAGGGCTTTTATTCCTTTACCACCGATACCCCTGACTTCTGGAGAAGGGAGGGAATGCCCTATCCAGAGCATGGGGGGAGGTTCACCGGGGAGCCGGCCTACTTCAAGCATGTCACCAGCGCCGCCACGGGATTGATGGAGAGGATGCAGACCAGCCCAAAGGATTATGATTACGCCGTCTTCCACCAGCCCAATGGAAAGTTTCCGGTGCGGGTGGCAAGGATGCTCGGCTTCTCCAAGAGCCAGATCGAGCCGGGGCTGATTGTGCCATTGATCGGGAACACCTACTCCGCCTCCTGCCTGATCGGCCTGGCTGCCACCCTGGATGTGGCCCGGCCGGGGGAGAGGATCTTCGTCACCAGCTTCGGCTCCGGCGCGGGGAGCGATGCCTTCAGCATCAGGGTGCTGGACAGAATCGAGGAGATACGCTGCCATGCCCCCAGCGTTCGCGACTATATCGGCAATGCGCAGTATCTTGATTATGCAATGTATGCCAAGCACAAAGGCAAGCTGAGAGTATGA
- a CDS encoding CDP-2,3-bis-(O-geranylgeranyl)-sn-glycerol synthase, producing MIALIVAFWLMLPAYVPNNFAAIFGGGMPLDLGQVFQDGERTLGDGKTFRGTIAGTVCGMLMGLLQNQIAPSLGLPVFGAGFEQLPILLGLSLGAMLGDIFAAFFKRRLKMKRGSPLFLIDQIDFVIGAWLFTMLIAPQWFWHNFTPFIMMIVLIITPILHRVTNIIGYKIGAKKEPW from the coding sequence ATGATTGCCCTTATCGTCGCCTTCTGGCTGATGCTGCCTGCCTATGTGCCGAACAACTTCGCTGCCATCTTCGGGGGCGGAATGCCTCTGGACCTGGGCCAGGTCTTTCAGGATGGAGAGAGGACACTGGGTGATGGCAAGACCTTCAGGGGAACTATAGCCGGGACAGTATGCGGCATGCTGATGGGTCTATTGCAAAACCAGATCGCTCCGTCCTTAGGCCTGCCGGTCTTCGGCGCGGGATTCGAGCAGCTCCCCATCCTCCTGGGCCTCTCCCTGGGGGCAATGCTGGGGGATATATTCGCAGCTTTCTTCAAGCGCCGGCTGAAGATGAAGCGCGGCTCTCCTCTCTTTCTGATAGATCAGATCGATTTTGTGATAGGGGCATGGCTTTTCACTATGCTGATTGCGCCGCAATGGTTTTGGCACAATTTCACCCCTTTTATAATGATGATCGTGCTCATCATCACTCCCATCCTCCACCGGGTAACCAATATCATCGGCTATAAAATCGGGGCGAAGAAGGAGCCCTGGTAG
- the mtrD gene encoding tetrahydromethanopterin S-methyltransferase subunit D, translating to MIDQNTIIYVLEIIVGGLLVGVGVHFVPVGGAPAAMAQATGIGTGTVQLAAGAGLTGLLAAGLMMSVTDNIWLILASGAVGAGIMIGSTMLTGSWIYAYAVGVPFASAKVNYDPITGFSQPPYVAPGTVGQGIPTICFVSGLIGGMMGGLGGAMIYYALYLINHNTALSAMFAIGIFLVNAVIASWNIQGTIEGFHDPKFKKWPFAFRACLVASILLALASVLIAGGA from the coding sequence ATGATAGATCAAAATACAATTATATATGTCCTGGAGATCATCGTGGGCGGGCTGCTGGTTGGAGTCGGTGTTCACTTCGTTCCTGTGGGCGGCGCACCTGCGGCCATGGCCCAGGCTACTGGTATCGGCACCGGAACGGTGCAACTGGCTGCTGGAGCGGGCCTCACCGGTCTGCTGGCTGCCGGCCTGATGATGTCCGTCACCGATAACATCTGGCTCATCCTGGCCTCTGGAGCAGTGGGAGCAGGGATTATGATCGGCTCTACTATGCTCACCGGCTCTTGGATCTACGCTTATGCTGTAGGCGTGCCCTTCGCCTCGGCCAAGGTCAATTATGATCCCATTACCGGCTTCTCTCAGCCACCCTATGTCGCTCCGGGAACAGTTGGCCAGGGCATACCCACAATCTGTTTCGTCAGCGGCCTCATTGGCGGCATGATGGGCGGTCTGGGCGGTGCCATGATCTACTATGCACTATATCTGATCAATCACAATACTGCTCTGAGCGCCATGTTCGCCATCGGCATATTCCTGGTGAATGCTGTGATCGCCTCCTGGAATATCCAGGGCACCATCGAGGGCTTCCACGACCCCAAGTTCAAGAAGTGGCCCTTCGCCTTCAGAGCCTG
- a CDS encoding VWA domain-containing protein, with protein MESWDWIEIWQRSRQSWHWPLLPPPVLREEGISSSFVFPNYQITLNQQDLELGPLYLENLFDHLIVQYIFCPRSLENAGLLALAALKGLGHHLPSDSAYTQAYSSAYSLAYTPRGKMSLDRAAHILSARRMVNIFSDIVSDSFRLERSRRDEELVLMGYRRLADRDGQAGCPLMPMDRVILGFLRAFWGADLPPCPLPEVEHLLRIFSPGIRDRSLWPRQCQEMARILGALEPGVLGQGPVRAQEILNGSADAVPLLCASGLDAGEYEEARAVLGQRGDLKRWYRDQSYFIEIRELPRARYETCPSDYTKWRLTDPFSDLDISYSLSLSPYLIPGVSTYRRRHQSNPLIPGRAGVPDLLVVLDSSRSMEGPRKGTRTHKATLAAFKACQFAHSMGAELAAINFSESYHSIGWTRDLNAVEDVLVEFFCTRTHIPGNRIRELAWARPGCLILCITDTHIQNLYQEWEDIKKAAEVGSFVLFSIDPAYRDKHVEEALSSLGQVYHIRQLDDLISLVVEVSERAYSGESFIISQ; from the coding sequence ATGGAGTCCTGGGACTGGATTGAGATCTGGCAGCGCTCCCGCCAGAGCTGGCACTGGCCGCTTCTCCCCCCTCCCGTTCTGAGGGAAGAAGGAATATCGAGCAGCTTTGTCTTCCCGAACTACCAGATCACCCTGAACCAGCAGGACCTGGAGCTCGGGCCGCTGTACCTGGAGAACCTCTTCGATCATCTCATAGTGCAGTACATCTTCTGCCCCCGCTCTCTGGAGAACGCCGGGCTCCTCGCTCTGGCTGCGCTCAAGGGTCTGGGCCATCATCTACCATCCGATTCAGCATATACCCAGGCGTATTCCTCAGCTTATTCTCTGGCATACACTCCGAGAGGCAAGATGTCTCTCGATCGGGCAGCGCACATCCTGTCTGCCCGCAGAATGGTGAACATATTCTCGGATATCGTATCTGACTCCTTCCGGCTGGAGAGGAGCAGGAGGGACGAAGAGCTGGTGCTGATGGGCTACAGGAGGCTGGCGGATAGGGATGGGCAGGCAGGATGCCCCCTCATGCCGATGGATAGAGTGATCCTGGGATTCTTGAGGGCTTTTTGGGGGGCCGACCTCCCCCCCTGCCCCCTCCCAGAGGTCGAGCATCTCCTGCGGATCTTCTCTCCCGGCATCAGGGACAGAAGCCTCTGGCCCAGGCAGTGCCAGGAGATGGCCCGCATCCTGGGAGCCCTCGAACCGGGCGTTCTGGGGCAGGGGCCGGTCAGGGCGCAGGAGATATTGAATGGCAGCGCAGATGCCGTGCCCCTGCTCTGCGCCTCAGGCCTTGATGCCGGGGAGTATGAGGAGGCCCGGGCGGTGTTGGGGCAGAGAGGAGATCTGAAGCGCTGGTATCGCGATCAGAGCTACTTCATAGAGATCAGAGAGCTTCCCCGGGCCCGCTATGAGACCTGCCCCTCTGATTACACCAAATGGAGGCTGACCGACCCCTTCTCCGATCTGGATATATCCTACTCCCTGAGCCTGAGCCCCTATCTGATTCCCGGGGTCTCGACCTACAGGAGGAGGCATCAGTCCAATCCCCTGATCCCGGGAAGGGCGGGGGTGCCCGATCTTCTTGTGGTCCTGGACAGCAGCCGCTCCATGGAGGGGCCGAGGAAGGGCACCCGGACCCATAAGGCGACCCTGGCCGCCTTCAAGGCCTGCCAGTTCGCTCATTCCATGGGGGCGGAGCTGGCGGCGATAAACTTCAGCGAGAGCTATCACTCCATTGGCTGGACAAGAGACCTGAATGCCGTGGAGGATGTCCTGGTGGAGTTCTTCTGCACCCGCACCCATATACCCGGGAACAGGATTCGAGAGCTGGCCTGGGCCCGGCCAGGCTGCCTGATCCTCTGCATCACAGACACCCATATCCAAAATCTCTACCAGGAGTGGGAGGATATCAAGAAGGCCGCGGAGGTGGGAAGCTTCGTTCTCTTCTCCATCGATCCCGCCTACCGGGATAAGCATGTGGAAGAGGCCCTCTCCAGCCTGGGCCAGGTCTACCACATCCGCCAGCTTGATGATCTCATATCCCTGGTGGTGGAGGTCTCGGAGAGGGCCTACAGCGGGGAAAGTTTTATCATCTCCCAGTAG
- the mtrE gene encoding tetrahydromethanopterin S-methyltransferase subunit E, with protein sequence MDAFSMGLVAAMGALATVAGASEDIESDVGSQSNPNSQVQLAAQVGNPHRIYNKAISGEPPANALWAATAAMVAYTLITTFQLPALMALVVGASVAALFNGVFSMSAYFGRNSSQARFNQWIYLDIVRYTTPSIMAHAWITSFCIATISYIMVYMLPTPHPFPMPIIALIWGLAVGAIGSSVGDIHYGSERQFQNRQFGCGLNTMLSGQIVRKAEAGLRNSIDNAWFCTKFGGPATGMGFGLTVFLDNWRTTVFDPVTQASYAILMGIFFILVEVVYNHYIERSTRRKYGPYPEYKGDIAA encoded by the coding sequence ATGGACGCATTTAGCATGGGGCTTGTAGCCGCAATGGGAGCCCTTGCGACGGTTGCTGGTGCTTCTGAAGATATTGAGTCCGATGTAGGATCTCAGAGCAATCCCAACTCGCAAGTACAGCTGGCTGCCCAGGTCGGCAATCCCCACAGGATCTATAATAAGGCCATATCGGGTGAACCCCCGGCCAATGCCCTGTGGGCCGCCACAGCTGCTATGGTAGCCTATACGCTTATCACCACTTTCCAGTTGCCTGCATTGATGGCCCTGGTCGTAGGCGCTTCAGTTGCTGCTTTATTCAATGGCGTTTTTTCGATGAGCGCTTATTTTGGCAGGAACTCCAGCCAGGCCAGGTTCAACCAGTGGATTTATCTGGATATCGTCAGGTACACCACGCCATCGATTATGGCGCATGCCTGGATAACATCATTCTGTATTGCAACTATATCGTATATCATGGTATACATGCTGCCAACGCCACATCCCTTCCCAATGCCCATCATCGCATTGATCTGGGGGCTGGCAGTGGGTGCCATCGGCTCCTCAGTGGGAGATATCCATTATGGCAGTGAGAGACAGTTCCAGAACCGGCAGTTCGGATGCGGTCTGAACACCATGCTCTCCGGCCAGATCGTGAGGAAGGCCGAGGCAGGCCTCAGAAACTCCATCGACAACGCCTGGTTCTGCACCAAGTTCGGCGGACCGGCCACGGGAATGGGCTTCGGCCTGACGGTCTTTCTGGACAACTGGCGGACAACGGTATTCGATCCTGTAACCCAGGCCAGCTATGCCATTCTCATGGGAATCTTCTTCATTCTTGTGGAAGTTGTCTATAACCACTATATAGAGAGGTCCACCAGGAGAAAATATGGGCCATATCCAGAGTATAAGGGGGATATAGCAGCATGA
- a CDS encoding helix-turn-helix domain-containing protein: MKSGGEISNARGLLAEKIAGEITLSSNPGETLRKWRRNFGITQTDLSNHLNISPSVISDYESGRRKSPGIMIVSKIIDALLRLDESRGCNVMRAYENMWGDILGLDSICSVCEYQEPLPLNDIARKLDAAVIYGRTDITIWGYTLIDSLKAIVEMLPDQFQKIYGRSTARALIFTGVRSGRSSMVAVRVSNLKPGAVVLQGMDPVDVDPIAVKIAKVENIPLLTTHFSVDEITSALSKG; encoded by the coding sequence ATGAAATCCGGTGGGGAGATCTCCAACGCACGAGGATTGCTGGCAGAGAAGATCGCAGGCGAGATCACCTTGTCTTCAAACCCAGGGGAGACATTGAGGAAGTGGAGGCGAAACTTCGGCATAACTCAGACCGATCTCTCCAACCATCTGAATATATCCCCTTCAGTGATATCAGACTATGAGAGCGGCAGGAGAAAGTCCCCAGGCATAATGATCGTCAGCAAGATAATCGATGCCCTGCTCAGACTGGATGAGAGCCGGGGCTGCAATGTTATGCGTGCTTATGAGAATATGTGGGGGGATATCCTGGGCCTGGACTCCATCTGCAGCGTCTGCGAGTATCAAGAGCCCCTTCCATTGAATGATATCGCCCGGAAGCTGGATGCGGCGGTGATATATGGCCGGACGGATATCACCATCTGGGGCTATACACTGATAGATAGCTTGAAGGCCATTGTGGAGATGCTCCCCGACCAGTTCCAGAAGATCTATGGGCGGAGCACTGCCCGGGCGCTGATATTCACTGGAGTTCGATCCGGTCGATCGAGCATGGTTGCCGTGCGGGTGAGCAATCTGAAACCAGGGGCAGTGGTACTGCAAGGGATGGATCCAGTGGATGTGGACCCCATTGCAGTCAAGATCGCCAAGGTTGAGAATATTCCTCTTTTGACGACACATTTTTCCGTGGATGAGATCACCAGTGCTCTGAGCAAAGGGTGA
- a CDS encoding DUF1616 domain-containing protein, translating to MDRGLKSIPADLLGAAIMALAALLFTLTPLSALFLRVPIGLLMVLFVPGYVLIAALFPKREDLDGIERIALSFGLSIAVVPLIGLGLNYTPWGIRLLPVVISISAFTLLLAATAHRRRLSLPPEERFFLHLRQWADSLKEEIGREKDRGWVDRALTVILLLSIIASIAALVYVVVTPKEGEKFTEFYILGPGGKAYDYPTAVRAKENSTVIVGVVNHEYRLTNYTLQIEVNNTPPVDILLNESMLEERVEDESAGNITSMPGALYRNRSDLVLPVMEMDISLLHNETWERPVAYSLDEPGDRQKLQFLLYKEGNLTAPYRDLHLWVNVSEMD from the coding sequence ATGGATAGAGGTTTAAAGAGTATACCTGCAGACCTCCTGGGGGCAGCAATTATGGCCCTGGCAGCATTGCTCTTCACCCTCACCCCTTTGAGCGCCCTATTCCTGCGAGTGCCCATCGGCCTTCTGATGGTGCTATTTGTTCCCGGATATGTCCTCATCGCCGCCCTCTTTCCCAAAAGAGAGGATCTGGACGGAATTGAGAGGATTGCCCTGAGCTTCGGCCTGAGCATTGCCGTGGTTCCTCTGATCGGCCTGGGCCTCAATTACACCCCCTGGGGGATCAGGCTGCTCCCGGTTGTCATATCCATCTCCGCCTTCACCCTGCTCTTGGCCGCCACTGCCCACAGGCGGCGCCTGTCCCTCCCCCCAGAGGAGAGGTTCTTCCTTCATCTCCGCCAGTGGGCTGATTCATTGAAAGAGGAGATCGGAAGGGAGAAGGATAGGGGCTGGGTGGACAGGGCCCTGACAGTGATTCTGCTCTTATCCATTATCGCCTCCATCGCCGCCTTGGTATATGTGGTGGTCACCCCCAAAGAGGGGGAGAAGTTCACTGAGTTTTATATCCTGGGGCCGGGGGGGAAGGCCTATGACTATCCGACTGCGGTCAGGGCAAAAGAGAACAGCACAGTGATCGTGGGGGTGGTCAACCACGAGTACCGGCTGACCAATTATACCCTGCAGATTGAGGTGAACAATACCCCCCCAGTTGATATTCTGCTGAATGAGAGCATGCTTGAAGAGAGGGTGGAGGATGAGAGCGCAGGCAATATCACCTCTATGCCGGGCGCACTGTATCGCAATCGATCGGATCTGGTACTTCCCGTGATGGAGATGGACATCAGCCTGCTGCATAATGAGACCTGGGAGCGGCCAGTTGCCTATTCCCTGGATGAACCGGGAGACAGACAGAAGCTGCAGTTCCTCCTCTATAAAGAGGGCAATCTCACAGCTCCGTATAGAGACCTGCATCTTTGGGTCAATGTCAGCGAGATGGACTAA